The Faecalibacter bovis genome includes the window GGAGCGACAATTTTAGGATTTCATTCAGATCGTTTTGTCGCAAAAGATCAATTACAAGCTTTAGAAGATTATAAAGTAAATACATTTTGTGCTCCGCCAACAGCTTTACGATCACTTATCTTAGAAGATTTATCACAATATAATTTTAATTTAAGACAATGTGTTGCGGCAGGAGAACCCTTAAATCCAGAAATTATTGAAGTATGGAAAGAAGCGACAGGAATTACAATTCGTGATGGATATGGACAAACAGAAACAACAGCATCAATCGTAAATTTACCTAATGATGATGTAAAATATGGTTCTATGGGTAAACCAACATTTCTTTATCATGTAGTTATAGCTGATGATGAAGGGAATGAAGTTTCTGTAAATGAAGAAGGAAATATTTGTATAAAATATGATGAAAATGTAATTAATGGTGTTTTTAAAACGTATTTGATTCAGTTAGATAAGATGAAAAAAGTTTTTAAACACGGTTTATATTATACAGGAGATAAAGCTTACAAAGACGAAGACGGATATGTATGGTTTGTGGGACGTGATGATGATGTAATAAAAGCTTCAGATTTTAGAGTTGGACCCTTTGAAGTTGAAAGTGTTTTATTAGAACATAATGCAATTGTAGAAGCTGCCGTAGTTGCAAGTCCACATACAACTAGAAGTGCTGCCGTTAAAGCATTTGTTATCCTTAGTAAAGATTATACACCTTCAAAGGAATTAGCAGAAGAATTGTTTAGATTTAGTGAAGATAATTTGGCACGCTATAAAATTCCAAGAATTATACAATTTGTGGAAACATTGCCAAAAACTATATCAGGTAAAATAAGAAGAGTAGAACTTCGTGCTAACGAAGCTTTAGCCAAACATAACAAAGAAGAGTTAGAAAATGAATTCTATCATTCTAAATATTAAAAGAAAAACCAATCATTTGATTGGTTTTTTTTAATCCTCATATTTAAACAGATAATCATAAGATTCTGGAAATTTTTTTCGTAACCTTTGTTTGGCTTTCTTTATTGCATCTATTGTAACACCTAATAATTGAGCAGTTTCTGAATTACTTAAACCTAATTTTTGTAGAAAAATAATTCGAAGGTTAGAATCTGTCAAATTAGGATAATTTTCCATTAGAAATTCATAATAATCATACTTTTCATTGATAAAAGTTTGTTTAAAAGCTAACCAGTTTTCTTCTGTCATTAAATGTGAGTTTAATAACTTATTCAGCTCCCCTTGTTTCTCTTCTAAATAAGAAATTTTGGAATCTCTAATATTATTAATTTCATATTTTAAATCATCAATCTGATTATTTTTTTCTGATAAATACGTTTTGTAAGAATTTAAAGTTTTGTGTGTTTGGCCTAATTTTTTCTCAGATTTTAGTTTTTCAACTTGAAGTTTTAAAACCGTATTTTCGTATTCTGACCTTTGTCTTTTTAATCTTTTTCTATAATTAAAAATGATAAATAATATTGTAAGTATTAATATTATTGAAATTAAAAGTAAAGTTTTATTCGCTAAAGATTCTTTTTCAGATTTCGCAATTTCAGCTTCTAATTTGTAATTAATATTTTCTTTTTGCACTTGCCAATTGATCGTACTAATCACGTCAATACCATTATAATTGGATAATTCATCTTTTAAATTACTTAATTCTCTCCTAAGCTCTAGTTCCTTATTTGTGTCATTATTTTTTATCGCTATTAAAAGTAAAAGTTCATTAATTTCAAGTTCGTAGCTTTTTAAATAATCTTTTTTTGAAGCATATACATGGGCTTGATACAAAATTTCATAAGCATCGCTATAATTTTCTTGATCCATATAAACTTTTCCAAGTAAAATTTCAGCATACATCGTATTTCTCTCGTCATTATTTCTTTTAGAAATTTTAATATCTTCCTTTAAGAATTTTATAGCTTCCGGATATTTTTTCTGAATTTTATAAATATTTGCTAAATCTCCTAATGACTTTGCGTATCTTATTTCATCAATATTTTTTTTCGAATAGATCATTGTTTTAAGGAAATAATCTTTCGCTTTTTCAAGATTACCTGTATTTAAATAATGATGACCAATTGCATTTAAAATATTGGCGTATTCTTTAGAAGTATTCGATGTATTATTTAATGCTCTGTTTAAATAATCTATCTCTTTTTGTTTATCATTTACAGCTCCAAAATAGAACCCATTTCTTTTTAATATATCATTAGCCAGGAAAATATTTTGATCTTCAGTGGCATCCAAAATTCTTGAAGATTCAATAAAATACGGAAATGCTTTTGTGTATTCACTGTAAGTGTAGTAGTAAAATCCGTATTGAGTATTTACCCACGCAATTATATCATTTTCATTTAACTTTTTTGATGACTTTAGAGCATCTTCAAATAATAAATTTGAAGTCGGATTGATATTATCATTTAATCTTGAATTTAGATTTGCTAATAATACTTTATAAATTATATCAACCTTTTCTACATTTTTAAAATGGAAATTGTTTTTTAAAAGTGTGAAATTTTCTCGTAACTGAACTGAATCTGATATATTTTGGTTATCAGAAATTATATTTTCATAATATTTCTTTTCTTCTTCGTAATTCTCTTTCGTACATGATAATAATATGAAGAGTAAAATGTAAAATATATATTTAAACTTTGTTAGCATTTTTTTATATTAATTTAACTTAAGTTTATAAAAATCAATATTTTGAGTTTTATAAATTCAGTAAATAAATTATTTTTTATTAATGTGTTAAATTACAAATAATAGTCATTTAAACAATTGAAAATCAGTTTTTTTTGATGTCCACCCTAATGTCCACCCCTTAAATAATTTATTTTTTTTGACTGTATTATATATTTGTGAAGTAATTAATGAGCACTTATAAATAGTTTAAATATTTATTAATTACAATCTAACTAACTATTCTTAAAACTAACTTTTAGTAATTCTAATTTACTAACTAATAACTTAAACCTAGAATTCCCTTGTCACAACAAGGGAATTTTTTTATTATTACCAGCTAAAAACTTCTTAATTTAGTCCTTTAAATGAGGATGGATGGAGAAACTTAAAAATATAAAATATTCAGTTTTAGATTTAGCAGTTATAAGACAAGGTGATTCTTTAAATGAAACTTTTCAGCATACGTTAGAATGTGCTAAAGTTGCAGAAGACTTAGGATATACAAGGTATTGGCTATCTGAACATCATAACATGGAAAATGTTGCGAGTTCTGCAACATCTATTTTAATTGGATATGTTGCAGGTGGAACGACAACGATTCGTGTTGGTTCTGGTGGAATAATGTTACCGAATCATACGGCTTTAAATATTGCTGAACAATTTGGAACTTTAGATGCCTTATATCCAAATCGAATTGATTTAGGTCTTGGGCGTGCTCCAGGAACGGATCAATTAACAGCCTCAATCCTTCGTCGTGGGGAAGGTTTTCATCAGTATAATTTCGAATTAGAAATAAAAGAACTTCAACGATATTTTTCAACAGATAATTGCAATAATAAAGTCAGAGCTATTCCGGGCGAAGGTGCTCATGTTGATTTATATATTTTAGGTTCAAGTACAGATAGCGCTTATTTGGCCGCTAATTTAGGTTTGCCTTATGCTTTTGCGGGACATTTTGCTCCACAACAATTTTATGATGCAATAGCAATTTACAAAAGTCATTTTAAACCTTCTAAGTTTCTTTCAAAACCTTATATTATGGTTTGTGTAAATGCCATTGCAGCTTACTCAGATCAGGAAGCGCATTATTTATCGATGACAATGTATCAAAGTTTCCTTAATATTATTTCAGATCGTAGACAACCGATTGTTCCACCAGAAGAAACGAATTTACAAGATTGCACAGATCATCAAAAACATATATTAAAAGGGATGACCGCTTTATCATTTATTGGTTCTCGTTCTACGTTGCATGCTCAATTCTCGGATTTTGTAAAGAATACAGAAGTTGATGAAATTATTGTGAATACAAATATCTATAATCAAAAAGCGAAGCGTAAGTCTTATCAAATTATTAGTGAATTGTTTAAATAATGAAAAAGAGAAAATCATTTTCAAAATTTGATTATTTTTTAATGCTTTTTGAAGAGTTTAAAGATCAATTTACGTTGGTTATAATTCTTAATTTGCTAATAATCTTTGTTTCAATTCAATTGGATTTTTTGTACAATCAATTCTATCTATTTTCTTCGTTCAAAGATTATTTTAATGAATTTTCTCTTCAATTTAGTCTGAATGAATTTTTTAAAATCTTAGGTTATATTTATCTT containing:
- a CDS encoding AMP-binding protein, with translation MIELQLFTTIRDKIDSEDYKDLHNIPLSKPKYFNWVRDVFEPYNVQQLGNQIGLIWRYNNLEEKFTFKELSNLSNQFLNYLRKNGVGEGDKMISQIPLLPCSWISYLASIKGGLIIIPAAVTLEERDLKFRFESAFPKVALADQANAEKIDKAESYFEDKIKIKIISEGTRDGWVSLEDVFVGDTSAEAANTKADDNLFYFFTSGTTGMPKVVVHTHYSYPFGSFTTSSWVGMKKGDVHYNISQPGWAKFFWSSFFAPWNMGATILGFHSDRFVAKDQLQALEDYKVNTFCAPPTALRSLILEDLSQYNFNLRQCVAAGEPLNPEIIEVWKEATGITIRDGYGQTETTASIVNLPNDDVKYGSMGKPTFLYHVVIADDEGNEVSVNEEGNICIKYDENVINGVFKTYLIQLDKMKKVFKHGLYYTGDKAYKDEDGYVWFVGRDDDVIKASDFRVGPFEVESVLLEHNAIVEAAVVASPHTTRSAAVKAFVILSKDYTPSKELAEELFRFSEDNLARYKIPRIIQFVETLPKTISGKIRRVELRANEALAKHNKEELENEFYHSKY
- a CDS encoding tetratricopeptide repeat protein; this encodes MLTKFKYIFYILLFILLSCTKENYEEEKKYYENIISDNQNISDSVQLRENFTLLKNNFHFKNVEKVDIIYKVLLANLNSRLNDNINPTSNLLFEDALKSSKKLNENDIIAWVNTQYGFYYYTYSEYTKAFPYFIESSRILDATEDQNIFLANDILKRNGFYFGAVNDKQKEIDYLNRALNNTSNTSKEYANILNAIGHHYLNTGNLEKAKDYFLKTMIYSKKNIDEIRYAKSLGDLANIYKIQKKYPEAIKFLKEDIKISKRNNDERNTMYAEILLGKVYMDQENYSDAYEILYQAHVYASKKDYLKSYELEINELLLLIAIKNNDTNKELELRRELSNLKDELSNYNGIDVISTINWQVQKENINYKLEAEIAKSEKESLANKTLLLISIILILTILFIIFNYRKRLKRQRSEYENTVLKLQVEKLKSEKKLGQTHKTLNSYKTYLSEKNNQIDDLKYEINNIRDSKISYLEEKQGELNKLLNSHLMTEENWLAFKQTFINEKYDYYEFLMENYPNLTDSNLRIIFLQKLGLSNSETAQLLGVTIDAIKKAKQRLRKKFPESYDYLFKYED
- a CDS encoding LLM class flavin-dependent oxidoreductase; translated protein: MEKLKNIKYSVLDLAVIRQGDSLNETFQHTLECAKVAEDLGYTRYWLSEHHNMENVASSATSILIGYVAGGTTTIRVGSGGIMLPNHTALNIAEQFGTLDALYPNRIDLGLGRAPGTDQLTASILRRGEGFHQYNFELEIKELQRYFSTDNCNNKVRAIPGEGAHVDLYILGSSTDSAYLAANLGLPYAFAGHFAPQQFYDAIAIYKSHFKPSKFLSKPYIMVCVNAIAAYSDQEAHYLSMTMYQSFLNIISDRRQPIVPPEETNLQDCTDHQKHILKGMTALSFIGSRSTLHAQFSDFVKNTEVDEIIVNTNIYNQKAKRKSYQIISELFK